Proteins found in one Paludisphaera rhizosphaerae genomic segment:
- a CDS encoding glycosyltransferase family 39 protein, producing MNTEALDLALGNDSDVDAGLTGPFRHPVRIVLLMLAAAVFLGWSLRHSEATLRDGLRSIRAAQSLNAGEWREGLREVEHPLHPLAIAAAHRLIGGEGPEWWQRAAVSASFGAVVLMIIPLYLAGRDLFGDRAAWLGCVLFVFSPIVSSLVVNVLSESTFLLMWAWGLWASVRFLREGHTRWLPAAAGFGVLAYLTRPEGLLLPASLLATLLVIPLHHATRINWPRWRRATGLLGLGAIALAAPYVAATGSVTVRPGPARVLGLEAASAPMALEREAPMVEGQSTSETYRLAALRLIEVVRADVPILLLATAFLAAATAHRHGPPSRTWAFLVVVLAASALALVRLHATAGYCSPRNALAPAMILILTAAAGLDRLMTAVAIPGRFFGLPQERLRPGPVLWAAALAAIVILPRFREPSTPTPGPFNVYWDAGRWLAGSAKDGKILDLTDWSLYFSRRPGTTFAQVREAAADPTIRWVVATRSQIESASTYASTLRELIGDRPPIAVLAGGEGENRVQIQIFERADNRVGAVDGPTLR from the coding sequence ATGAACACGGAAGCACTCGACCTGGCTCTCGGAAACGACTCCGACGTCGACGCCGGCCTCACCGGCCCTTTCCGACACCCGGTCCGCATCGTTCTGTTGATGCTGGCGGCGGCCGTTTTCCTCGGCTGGTCGCTCCGGCATTCCGAGGCGACGCTCCGCGACGGCCTGCGCTCGATCCGGGCGGCCCAGAGTCTGAACGCCGGCGAATGGCGTGAGGGCCTCCGCGAAGTCGAACACCCGCTCCACCCGCTGGCGATCGCCGCGGCGCACCGGCTCATCGGCGGCGAGGGGCCGGAATGGTGGCAGCGAGCCGCCGTCTCGGCCAGCTTCGGCGCCGTCGTGCTCATGATAATTCCGCTCTATCTCGCAGGCCGCGACCTGTTCGGCGACCGCGCTGCGTGGCTCGGCTGCGTCCTCTTCGTGTTCAGTCCGATCGTCTCATCGCTGGTCGTGAACGTCCTGAGCGAATCGACCTTCCTGCTGATGTGGGCGTGGGGACTCTGGGCCTCGGTGCGGTTCCTCCGAGAGGGTCACACCCGCTGGCTCCCGGCGGCGGCGGGCTTCGGCGTCCTGGCCTATCTGACGCGGCCCGAGGGCCTCTTGCTGCCGGCGAGCCTCCTCGCGACGCTGCTGGTAATCCCGCTGCACCATGCCACTCGCATCAACTGGCCGCGATGGCGGCGGGCGACGGGCCTGCTCGGGCTTGGCGCGATCGCGCTGGCCGCTCCCTACGTGGCCGCCACGGGTTCGGTCACCGTCCGACCAGGGCCGGCCCGAGTGCTGGGTCTTGAGGCCGCATCGGCCCCGATGGCTCTGGAGCGGGAGGCCCCGATGGTCGAGGGGCAATCGACGAGCGAGACCTATCGACTGGCGGCCCTGCGTCTGATCGAGGTCGTCCGCGCCGACGTCCCGATCCTCCTTCTGGCGACGGCGTTCCTTGCCGCAGCGACCGCCCACCGGCATGGCCCGCCGTCGCGGACATGGGCGTTTTTGGTCGTCGTTCTGGCTGCGTCGGCCCTGGCGCTGGTCCGACTTCACGCCACGGCCGGCTACTGCTCTCCACGCAACGCCCTGGCTCCCGCGATGATTCTGATCCTGACGGCCGCCGCCGGCCTGGACCGTCTGATGACGGCGGTCGCGATCCCAGGTCGATTTTTCGGCCTGCCGCAGGAGCGACTCCGGCCGGGTCCAGTGCTCTGGGCTGCGGCCCTGGCTGCCATCGTGATCCTGCCGCGCTTTCGCGAGCCCTCAACGCCGACGCCTGGTCCGTTCAACGTCTACTGGGACGCCGGTCGTTGGCTGGCGGGCTCCGCCAAGGACGGCAAGATCCTCGACCTTACCGACTGGTCGCTCTACTTCAGCCGACGCCCCGGGACGACCTTCGCCCAGGTCCGCGAGGCCGCCGCCGACCCGACGATCCGCTGGGTCGTCGCAACGCGGAGCCAGATCGAGAGCGCCTCGACCTACGCCTCGACTCTCCGTGAGTTGATTGGCGACCGGCCGCCGATCGCCGTCCTGGCCGGCGGCGAGGGCGAGAACCGAGTGCAGATCCAGATCTTCGAGCGCGCCGACAACCGCGTCGGCGCGGTGGATGGACCGACCCTTCGCTGA